From one Nonomuraea polychroma genomic stretch:
- a CDS encoding alpha/beta hydrolase: protein MEIRASTVLPARREPIELHTGDGLTLVGELALPQDRPPVATLVTLHPLPTHGGFMDSHVFKKAANRLPALADLAVLRFNTRGTSSERGTSEGTFDGGQGERFDVSAALEYAEYHDLPHVWVVGWSFGTELTLKWAHDPLVEGAILLSPPLHRATDDDLDAWARFGRPLTALVPEFDDYLRPEEARRRFARVPQAEVVGVDGAKHLWVGEPYVRIALNEIVKRVNPEAWPLPTEV from the coding sequence GTGGAAATTCGCGCGTCGACCGTGCTGCCGGCCCGGCGCGAGCCGATCGAGTTGCACACAGGTGACGGCCTGACCCTGGTCGGCGAGCTGGCACTGCCGCAGGATCGGCCGCCCGTGGCGACGCTGGTGACCCTGCACCCGCTGCCCACCCACGGCGGCTTCATGGACAGCCACGTCTTCAAGAAGGCCGCCAACCGCCTGCCGGCGCTCGCCGACCTGGCGGTGTTGCGCTTCAACACGCGGGGCACGTCGTCGGAGCGCGGCACGTCGGAGGGCACGTTCGACGGGGGCCAGGGGGAGCGGTTCGACGTCTCCGCGGCCCTGGAGTACGCCGAATACCACGATCTGCCGCACGTCTGGGTGGTCGGCTGGTCGTTCGGGACCGAGCTGACGCTCAAGTGGGCCCACGACCCGCTGGTCGAGGGCGCGATCCTGCTCTCGCCGCCGCTGCACAGGGCCACCGACGACGATCTGGACGCGTGGGCGCGGTTCGGGCGGCCACTGACGGCGCTGGTGCCGGAGTTCGACGACTACCTGCGGCCGGAGGAGGCCCGCAGGCGGTTCGCGCGGGTGCCGCAGGCCGAGGTCGTCGGGGTGGACGGGGCCAAGCACCTGTGGGTGGGGGAGCCGTACGTGCGCATCGCGCTGAACGAGATCGTCAAGCGCGTCAATCCGGAGGCGTGGCCGCTCCCGACGGAGGTATGA